The stretch of DNA AGTACGACCACCACCGACGGAGCCGGATTCTACCTGTTCAGCGATCTGCCGCCGGGTACGTATCAGGTGCGTTTCCTGCCGAGTTCCGTACCAGCAAGTTGCTCGATTAGCCAGCCTTTTGCCACAAGCAGTACGACAGCCGACAGTAACGCTGACGTAACAACGGGCTATTCTGACGAAATTACGCTGGCCCTGACCGACGCCGTCCGGCCTAACCGAACGGTCGATTGTGGTCTTGTGCCACTACCGGGGCAGATCACTGTGGTTAGTACGGCGGTTTGCGACGGGCAAACGGCAAGTCTGTCGGCGGTAGGCTGCTCTGGCTCAGTAAGTTGGAACACGGGCGACACCGGGCCGGTGCTTACTGTAAGTGCCACAGCCTTGAGCGGTATCATCAGTTCGTCGGCACTCACTTATACGGCTACCTGCACCATTAGCGGAGTGGGCGGCACAACCATGAGCGAATCGGGGCAGGTGGCCGTACTACCAACGCCTACATCCGTCGGTATTTCGCTGACTGCCGTGGCACCCACCTGTTCGGGTATGGTCTCGCTAACCAACGGGCAGCTTAGTCTGCTGGCAAAACCAGGAGTCGATCTATCGCAGTTCAGCTATCAGTATGTAGTTGGCAGCGATTTCTCGTCGGGTCAGCCTACACCGGCTGAACCGGCTTTTGTACCGGCAGGTGGCATTCTGACTACCGAAGTGCCGCAGGGAACTTACGTGGTTCGGGTAAGCAATTCGCTGGGCTGTTCGGAAGACTATGTGGTGTCGTTAGAAACCGACTGCCAGTGTCCGAAGCCCGTTTGCCTGCCAACCACTGTTGCGCGAATTCGATAACGGCCTAACCCGTAGTTTAAAAACATAAATGGCCCCCACTGGCGCAACCTTTGGGGGCTTTTTCTGTGTTATTCCATCATGCAGATCTACGACGTTATTATTGTGGGTGGTGGCCCCTGCGGACTGGCAGCCGGTATTGAAGCCACCAAAGCCGGACTGAGTCATTTGATTCTGGAAATGGGGAGCCTGACCGAATCGATTCGGCAGTATCCGCGCCGGATGCGCTTTTTCAGCACCGCCGAAAACATCGAGATTGGTGGCCTGCCCTTTCCAATTTCGGGCGTGAAAGCCGGACGCGACGAAGCTCTGCAATACTACCGAAAAGCAGCCGCGTATTATCATCTGAATTTCAAGTTGTTTCAGCAGGTCCGGGACGTTACCAAAAACGACGACCTGTTTACGGTATCGACCACTGCGGGCGAACAGTATCAGGCCCGTAAAGTAATTATGGCAACGGGTTATTTTACCCTGCCGCGCTGGCTTGGCATTCCCGGCGAAGACCTGCCGCACGTGTCGCATTATTATGATGAACCGTTCAAGTATTCGTTCACCAATGTGGTCATCATCGGTGGCTCGAACTCAACAGTCGAAGCTGCGCTGGAACTCTACCGCCACGACGTCAACATCACAATTGTTCATCGGGGCGACGATTTCCGCAAAACCGTGAAATACTGGCTGGTTCCCGACGTAAAAAATCGCGTCAAAGAAGGCAAAATACACACTCGCTTCGACTCGGTAGTAACGCAGATTAGCGAGAAATCGGTAACGATCAATAACCTGAAAACGGGCGAAGAAGAGCAACTCCCAGCCGATTTTGTGCTGGTACTGACGGGATATATTCCCGATGCCGACCTGTTGCGCCGGTGCGGCATTGACCTCGACCCCAATACGCAGGTACCGGTGTATGACAAAGAAACGTTTGAAACGAACGTACCGGGCCTCTACGTCTGCGGCACTGTTATGGCGGGTATTTTCACGGAAAAG from Spirosoma montaniterrae encodes:
- a CDS encoding YpdA family putative bacillithiol disulfide reductase encodes the protein MQIYDVIIVGGGPCGLAAGIEATKAGLSHLILEMGSLTESIRQYPRRMRFFSTAENIEIGGLPFPISGVKAGRDEALQYYRKAAAYYHLNFKLFQQVRDVTKNDDLFTVSTTAGEQYQARKVIMATGYFTLPRWLGIPGEDLPHVSHYYDEPFKYSFTNVVIIGGSNSTVEAALELYRHDVNITIVHRGDDFRKTVKYWLVPDVKNRVKEGKIHTRFDSVVTQISEKSVTINNLKTGEEEQLPADFVLVLTGYIPDADLLRRCGIDLDPNTQVPVYDKETFETNVPGLYVCGTVMAGIFTEKVFIENGREHAQAILDHIMGREVHKVAELIERI